In the genome of Actinomadura luzonensis, the window CGGCCGGTCACGGCGGCCAGCGGCAGGCCGCCCGCGATGCCCTTGGCGGTGGTGATGATGTCGGGAACGACGCCCTCGTCCTCGCAGGCGAACAACGTGCCGGTGCGGGCGAAGCCGGTCTGCACCTCGTCGGCCACGAACACGATGCCGTTGGCCCGGCAGAACTCGGCGACGCGCGGCAGGAAGCCCCGGGCGGGCACGATGAAGCCGCCCTCGCCGGCGATCGGCTCGATCACCACGGCGGCCACGTTCTCGGCGCCGATCTGCTTGGTGATCGCGTCGATGGCCTGCTCGGCGGCCTCCTCGGCGCAGTTCTCCGGGCCGGTCGGCCAGCGGAACGGGTAGGCCAGCGGCACCCGGTACACCTCCGGCGCGAACGGGCCGAAGCGGTGCTTGTACGGCATGTTCTTGGCGGTCAGCGTCATCGTCAGCAACGTGCGGCCGTGGTAGCCGTGGTCGAAGACGACGACCGCCTGGCGGCCGGTGGCGTGCCGGGCGATCTTGACGGCGTTCTCGACGGCCTCGGCGCCCGAGTTCACCAGGAACGTGCGCTTCTCGTGGTCGCCCGGGGTCAGCTCGTTCAGCTTCTCGCAGACCCGCACGTACGACTCGTACGGCGTCACCATGAAGCAGGTGTGGGTGAAGTCGGCCACCTGCCGCCGCACGCGCTCCACGACCTTGGGGGCGGCGTTGCCGACGTTCGTCACGGCGATGCCGGAGCCGAAGTCGATCAGCGAGTTGCCGTCGGCGTCCTGCACCACGCCGCCGCCGGCGCGGGTGACGAAGACCGGCAGCGTGGTGCCGATGCCGGGCGGGACGGCGGCCTGCTTGCGGGCCAGCAGCTCCTGGGACTTGGGGCCGGGGATCGCGGTCACGACGCGCCGCTCCTGCGGAATGCTCATGCCTCCGACGCTACGGCCGCCTCCCACCTGCGCCGATACGTCGATATGGCACACTGGGGGTGCTCGTCTTCGCCGGAATGGACAAAACCCGCATGCCGCCTACGCTGCAGACCGTCGTGCGCCGGATGGGCCTGCGGCCGCTGGCCGGCCCCGTGCCGCCGGAGCGCGTGGTGCGCTGGGTGGCGGTGAGCGAGCTGGCCGATCCCACACCGTACCTGGAGGGGGACGAGCTGCTGCTCACCACCGGGCTGCGGATGGAAGGCGACCTGGCCGGATCGGACCTGGCCGGATACGTCGGGCGGCTGGTGGCGCGGGGCGTCGCCGGGCTCGGCTTCGGCGTCGGCGTGTCGCACGAGGAGGTGCCCGGCGCGCTCGTCGCGGCGGCCGGGGAGGCGGGGCTGCCGCTGCTGGAGGTGCCGCGCGAGACGCCGTTCATCGCGATCGGCAAGGCCGTCAGCGAGCTGCTGGCCGCCGAGCAGTACGAGGAGATCACCCGGGCCTTCGCCGCGCAGGGGCGGCTGACCCGGGCGGCGCTGCGGCCCGAGGGCGTGCACGCGGTCATCGACCGGCTGGCCAAGGAGGTCGGCGGGTGGGCGGCGCTGCTCGACGAGACCGGCGCGGTGCGGCACGCCACGCGCGGTGCGCGCGTCGACGCGGTCACGGCCGACCTCGCGCGGCTCCAGGACGCCTCCGCCGAACGCCCGGGGCCCGGGGGGCGGTCGTTCGCGAGCCTGGCGTTGTCCGGGCCGGGGGAGCACATCGTCGTGCAGCCGCTGGGCGGCGGCGGTGGTGGCGGCGGGGCGCGGCCGCGCGGGTTCTTCGCAGTGGGGGCGGCGCGGGCGTTCTCGCCGGTCACCCACACCGTGATCAACGCGGCCGGCTCGCTGCTCACGCTCGCGCTGGAGCAGGGCCGGGCCCAGGCGGCGGCCGGGCGCCGGGTGCGGGCGGCGGTGCTGGACCTGCTGCTGTCCGGGGCGCTGGAGCAGGCGCGGGGGGTGCTGGCCGCGCTCGGCGGACGGCTGCCCGAGCCGCCGCTGCTGGTCCTCGCCACGCGGGCCGACGCTCTCGACGCGCTGGAGCCGCGGGCCTTCGCCGCGCCCGGGCCGGACGGGACGGCGTACGCGCTGGTGGCCGAGCAGGCGGGGCAGCCCGAGCGGGCGGGGGAGGCCGAGCGGGCGGGGAGGCCGAGCGGGCGGCCGCTGGCGGGCGAGGCGGCGAGTGCGGCGGCGCGGAAAGCGGCGGGCGAGGCGGCGAGTGCGGCGGCGCGGAAAGCGGCGGGCGCGGGGGCGGGCGAGGCGGCGGGTGCGGTGGCGGGTGCGGTGGCGGGTGCGGTGGCGGGTGCGGTGGCGCGGGAGGTGGGGGTGGTCGTCGGGGTCAGCCTGCCGGCCACGTACGACCCCGTCTCCCTTTCCACGGCCCTCGACCAGGCCCGGCGCGCCCTGGACGCCGCCGCCCGCCCCCGCGACCCAGTGCGCGGCGAGGACGCCGCCGGCGGCGGCCGGGTGGTCCGGTTCGCGGAGCTGGCCGGGCAGGGGCTGCTGGGGCTGCTGGACCCGGCGGCGGCCCAGGCGTTCGCGACCGCGCTGCTGGCGCCGCTCACCACGTACGGCTCGCGGGCCGACCTGGTGGAGTCGCTGCGCGCGTACCTGGAGAGCAACGGCCACTGGGACGCCGCCGCGCAGCGCCTCGGCATCCACCGCCACACCCTGCGCTACCGCATGAGAAGGGTCGGCGACCTGCTCGGCCGCGACCTCGACGACCCCGGCGTGCGCGCCGAGCTGTGGCTCGCCCTGGAGGCGGCCAGGCGGCACCCGGCCGCCGCCGCTACTTCTTCTGCTTCTGCTCCAGCAGGAAGCTGCAGATGACGGCGGTGGTGACGGTCTCGTACGTGCGCCCGTCGCGCAGGTGCCCGGCCCGCTCCAGGCTGATCGCGCCCTGGGCGGCGGCCCACAGCGCGTCGGCGATCTTGCGGGGCTGGGTCGGCACGAGGTAGCCGGAGGAGATGCAGTCGGCGATCACCCGGTCGAGGATGTTGAGCGCGGCGCGGGCCAGTGTCCTGGCGCGCTCGCTCGGCTCGAACCCGGGGATGGCCCGCTCGAACATGAGGCTGTAGTAGCCCGGCTCGGCCAGGCACGCCTCCCGGTAGGCGGGCCCGAGGGCGTGCAGGTGCTCCAGCGGGTTGCGCCGCTGCGGCACGGTCTCCAGAAAGCGGCGGAAGCGCTCGAACCCCTCCAGATAGAGCGCCTCCGCCAGCCCTTCCCGATTGCCGAACATCGTGTAGATGACGGTCGTCGTGCAGCCGGCCTCGGCGGCGATGCGGCGCATGGTCAGGCTCTCGGGCCCGTCGGTCTCCAGCAGGTTGACCGCCACGTCGAGCAGGCGGGAGCGCAGTTCGTCCTGGCTGGCGCGTTCACCCAGGAGATAGGCGCCCTGCAGCCCCAGCGGCGCCGAAGTCATGAGACCTCCCCGGTGGCCACGGACTTCCTTGTCCTGGTGACCTCACGCTGTTCGGTCACGGGGCCCACGCCTTTCTGATCGGGGGCCCGCCGCGCTTGGAGACCCGCACCCGATGACTTAGCCAAGGCGGAGATCCCTCAAACCCCTCCGCATGGTAAACATCCCGAATTAGGTCTACTTCTGTTACATCCTGGGTATACAACGGAGCTTGTACTTAACGGTGAGCGCTCACGAGGCTCTTGTGCAACGTGGTGTAAATCCCCGAGCCCGGGCTTGGCATAACGTCGTCGTATGGACGTGCGTACCTTCTGGCTGAACGGCAGCCCGGCGACCGGGGACTCCGAGCTCACTGTCACCAACCCCCACGACGGCCGGGAGGTCGGCAGGCACTCCGTGCCCACCGACGCCCAGGTGGAGGAGGCCGTCGCGGGCGCCCACGCGGTGGCCCGGCAGGCCGCCGCGCTGCCCGTGCACGTACGGGCCGAGGCCCTGGCCCACGTCTCGCGCCGGCTGGCCGAACGGGCCGACGAGATCGCCCGCCTCATCACCGCCGAGAACGGCAAGCCCATCCTGTGGGCGCGCGGCGAGGTCGCGCGGGCCGTCGCCACGTTCCGCTTCGCCGCCGAGGAGGCCCGCCGCTGGTCGGGCGACGTGCAGCGGCTCGACACCGAGCCGGCCGCGGCCGGGCGGCTCGCCTACGTCTCGCGCGTGCCCAAGGGCCCGGTGCTGGCGATCACCCCGTTCAACTTCCCGCTGAACCTCGTCGCGCACAAGGTGGCCCCGGCCATCGCCGTCGGCGCGCCGGTCGTCGTCAAGCCCGCCCCGGCCACGCCGCTGTCGGCGCTGCTGCTCGGCGAGATCCTGGCCGAGACCGACCTGCCCGCCGGCATGTTCTCGGTGCTGCCGCTGCCGAACGAGCGCGCCTCCGCCCTGGTCGCCGACCCGCGCCTGCCCGTGGTGTCGTTCACCGGCTCCGCGCCCGTCGGCTACGCCATCGCCGACCAGGTGCCGCGCAAGCACGTCACGCTGGAGCTGGGCGGCAACGCGGCGGCCGTCGTGCTCGCCGACGCCGACCTCGACTGGGCCGCGCAGCGCGTCGCCCTCTACTCCAACTACCAGGCCGGGCAGAGCTGCATCGCCGTCCAGCGGGTGATCGTCGAGCGGCCCGTCCACGACGCGTTCGTCGAGCGGCTGCTGCCCGCCGTGGACGCCCTCG includes:
- the gabT gene encoding 4-aminobutyrate--2-oxoglutarate transaminase, with protein sequence MSIPQERRVVTAIPGPKSQELLARKQAAVPPGIGTTLPVFVTRAGGGVVQDADGNSLIDFGSGIAVTNVGNAAPKVVERVRRQVADFTHTCFMVTPYESYVRVCEKLNELTPGDHEKRTFLVNSGAEAVENAVKIARHATGRQAVVVFDHGYHGRTLLTMTLTAKNMPYKHRFGPFAPEVYRVPLAYPFRWPTGPENCAEEAAEQAIDAITKQIGAENVAAVVIEPIAGEGGFIVPARGFLPRVAEFCRANGIVFVADEVQTGFARTGTLFACEDEGVVPDIITTAKGIAGGLPLAAVTGRAELMDRVHVGGLGGTYGGNPLACEAALGVLETIEEEDLVARARRIGEIMLPRLEALKERFDVIGDVRGRGAMIAIELVEPGTKEPNPTAVQEVVKRCHAEGLLVLTAGTYGNVLRFLPPLVIPEHLLDEGLGILEKAIAEL
- a CDS encoding PucR family transcriptional regulator gives rise to the protein MPPTLQTVVRRMGLRPLAGPVPPERVVRWVAVSELADPTPYLEGDELLLTTGLRMEGDLAGSDLAGYVGRLVARGVAGLGFGVGVSHEEVPGALVAAAGEAGLPLLEVPRETPFIAIGKAVSELLAAEQYEEITRAFAAQGRLTRAALRPEGVHAVIDRLAKEVGGWAALLDETGAVRHATRGARVDAVTADLARLQDASAERPGPGGRSFASLALSGPGEHIVVQPLGGGGGGGGARPRGFFAVGAARAFSPVTHTVINAAGSLLTLALEQGRAQAAAGRRVRAAVLDLLLSGALEQARGVLAALGGRLPEPPLLVLATRADALDALEPRAFAAPGPDGTAYALVAEQAGQPERAGEAERAGRPSGRPLAGEAASAAARKAAGEAASAAARKAAGAGAGEAAGAVAGAVAGAVAGAVAREVGVVVGVSLPATYDPVSLSTALDQARRALDAAARPRDPVRGEDAAGGGRVVRFAELAGQGLLGLLDPAAAQAFATALLAPLTTYGSRADLVESLRAYLESNGHWDAAAQRLGIHRHTLRYRMRRVGDLLGRDLDDPGVRAELWLALEAARRHPAAAATSSASAPAGSCR
- a CDS encoding TetR/AcrR family transcriptional regulator, which translates into the protein MTSAPLGLQGAYLLGERASQDELRSRLLDVAVNLLETDGPESLTMRRIAAEAGCTTTVIYTMFGNREGLAEALYLEGFERFRRFLETVPQRRNPLEHLHALGPAYREACLAEPGYYSLMFERAIPGFEPSERARTLARAALNILDRVIADCISSGYLVPTQPRKIADALWAAAQGAISLERAGHLRDGRTYETVTTAVICSFLLEQKQKK
- a CDS encoding aldehyde dehydrogenase family protein, which translates into the protein MDVRTFWLNGSPATGDSELTVTNPHDGREVGRHSVPTDAQVEEAVAGAHAVARQAAALPVHVRAEALAHVSRRLAERADEIARLITAENGKPILWARGEVARAVATFRFAAEEARRWSGDVQRLDTEPAAAGRLAYVSRVPKGPVLAITPFNFPLNLVAHKVAPAIAVGAPVVVKPAPATPLSALLLGEILAETDLPAGMFSVLPLPNERASALVADPRLPVVSFTGSAPVGYAIADQVPRKHVTLELGGNAAAVVLADADLDWAAQRVALYSNYQAGQSCIAVQRVIVERPVHDAFVERLLPAVDALVTGDPADEKTQVGPLVSEAAAERIEQWVQEAVAAGARLLTGGTRQGATFAPTVLADVPREAKVACEEVFGPVMILQQAASIDEAYAMVNDSRYGLQAGVFTRSLDAAFRANRELEVGGVIIGDVPSYRADQMPYGGVKDSGIGREGLRSAMEDLTYEKVMVLTGLTL